A stretch of Hemicordylus capensis ecotype Gifberg chromosome 9, rHemCap1.1.pri, whole genome shotgun sequence DNA encodes these proteins:
- the IRX6 gene encoding iroquois-class homeodomain protein IRX-6 isoform X5 has protein sequence MRIYSENSQYELKEGSSAFHAGIAQPAAAYYTYEHSLGQYQYDRYGTVDFSSSARRKNATRETTSTLKTWLYEHRKNPYPTKGEKIMLAIITKMTLTQVSTWFANARRRLKKENKMTWSPKNKAGEERREDSRRNGEDCGSESEDRDPKSCQEEKELRLSDLEDLDEEEPEIKVEAQPKHPHPEGLIVGSALAESEKSNCGLTPHSPFHAFSCAKSGLAAAGNFLSHKGATLAGSLGTQGQPYEASEKPRIWSLAHTAGANVIVGPATTPAQRTESPDCLVLRGRLPGAAGQCSEARSLGSLVRTQPIHEKALDDLAQPTKLFRNSTFNLQSISLNCASYPMLGETCQYSAGAEGFGRSMRTTQGSLDLSEVCLSQHKDKLRTAFRPVLKR, from the exons ATGCgtatttactcggaa AACTCCCAGTACGAGCTCAAGGAGGGCTCTTCTGCCTTCCACGCGGGGATTGCGCAGCCCGCCGCCGCCTACTACACCTACGAGCATTCCTTGGGGCAGTACCAATACGACAG GTATGGAACGGTGGATTTTAGCAGCTCCGCCAGACGCAAGAACGCAACCCGAGAGACCACCAGCACCCTCAAGACGTGGCTGTACGAGCACCGGAAGAACCCGTACCCCACCAAAGGGGAGAAGATCATGCTGGCCATCATCACCAAGATGACCCTCACCCAGGTCTCCACCTGGTTCGCCAACGCCCGGCGGCGCCTCAAGAAGGAGAACAAGATGACTTGGTCTCccaaaaacaaggcaggagaggagaggagagaggacagTAGAAGGAACGGGGAAGACTGTGGCAGTGAAAGTGAAGACAGAG ATCCAAAGAGCTGTCAAGAAGAAAAGGAGTTAAGACTGAGTGATCTGGAGGACTTGGATGAAGAGGAGCCAGAAATCAAGGTAGAAGCTCAGCCGAAGCATCCACACCCAGAGGGGCTGATCGTCGGCAGCGCCTTGGCCGAGTCTGAGAAAAGCAACTGCGGCTTGACCCCACACAGCCCTTTCCATGCCTTCTCCTGTGCCAAGAGTGGTCTGGCAGCTGCAGGGAACTTTCTTAGCCACAAGGGGGCCACCCTAGCAGGCAGCCTTGGAACTCAAGGACAACCCTATGAAGCTTCAGAGAAGCCCAGAATCTGGTCTTTAGCCCACACCGCAGGGGCCAATGTGATTGTGGgtcctgccaccacccctgcccaaaGGACAGAAAGCCCTGACTGTTTGGTGCTCCGGGGAAGGCTTCCCGGGGCTGCAGGACAATGCAGTGAAGCGAGGTCGCTGGGCAGCCTTGTGAGAACGCAACCTATCCATGAGAAGGCTTTGGATGATTTGGCCCAGCCAACCAAGCTCTTTAGGAATTCCACCTTCAACCTGCAATCCATCTCTCTAAACTGTGCTTCCTACCCAATGCTGGGGGAGACCTGTCAGTACTCAGCAGGCGCTGAAG
- the IRX6 gene encoding iroquois-class homeodomain protein IRX-6 isoform X2, translating into MSFSQFGYPYSTTSQFFVSASSSTTCCDSASRSVSDVSSGSSQTATLCCPSYENRLLAGSRTDLNAALGMYGSPYAAAAASQGYANYLPYSADPSTLYTTLNSQYELKEGSSAFHAGIAQPAAAYYTYEHSLGQYQYDRYGTVDFSSSARRKNATRETTSTLKTWLYEHRKNPYPTKGEKIMLAIITKMTLTQVSTWFANARRRLKKENKMTWSPKNKAGEERREDSRRNGEDCGSESEDRDPKSCQEEKELRLSDLEDLDEEEPEIKVEAQPKHPHPEGLIVGSALAESEKSNCGLTPHSPFHAFSCAKSGLAAAGNFLSHKGATLAGSLGTQGQPYEASEKPRIWSLAHTAGANVIVGPATTPAQRTESPDCLVLRGRLPGAAGQCSEARSLGSLVRTQPIHEKALDDLAQPTKLFRNSTFNLQSISLNCASYPMLGETCQYSAGAEGFGRSMRTTQGSLDLSEVCLSQHKDKLRTAFRPVLKR; encoded by the exons ATGTCTTTTTCGCAGTTCGGCTATCCTTACAGCACCACTTCCCAG TTTTTCGTCTCAGCCAGCTCCAGCACCACCTGCTGCGACTCCGCATCCCGATCCGTGTCGGATGTGTCGTCGGGATCGTCCCAAACAGCCACCCTCTGCTGCCCCTCGTACGAGAACAGGCTCCTTGCCGGCTCCAGGACGGATCTCAATGCGGCGCTGGGCATGTACGGCTCACCCTACGCAGCTGCGGCCGCCAGCCAAGGTTATGCCAACTACCTGCCTTACAGCGCGGATCCGTCCACTCTCTATACCACGCTG AACTCCCAGTACGAGCTCAAGGAGGGCTCTTCTGCCTTCCACGCGGGGATTGCGCAGCCCGCCGCCGCCTACTACACCTACGAGCATTCCTTGGGGCAGTACCAATACGACAG GTATGGAACGGTGGATTTTAGCAGCTCCGCCAGACGCAAGAACGCAACCCGAGAGACCACCAGCACCCTCAAGACGTGGCTGTACGAGCACCGGAAGAACCCGTACCCCACCAAAGGGGAGAAGATCATGCTGGCCATCATCACCAAGATGACCCTCACCCAGGTCTCCACCTGGTTCGCCAACGCCCGGCGGCGCCTCAAGAAGGAGAACAAGATGACTTGGTCTCccaaaaacaaggcaggagaggagaggagagaggacagTAGAAGGAACGGGGAAGACTGTGGCAGTGAAAGTGAAGACAGAG ATCCAAAGAGCTGTCAAGAAGAAAAGGAGTTAAGACTGAGTGATCTGGAGGACTTGGATGAAGAGGAGCCAGAAATCAAGGTAGAAGCTCAGCCGAAGCATCCACACCCAGAGGGGCTGATCGTCGGCAGCGCCTTGGCCGAGTCTGAGAAAAGCAACTGCGGCTTGACCCCACACAGCCCTTTCCATGCCTTCTCCTGTGCCAAGAGTGGTCTGGCAGCTGCAGGGAACTTTCTTAGCCACAAGGGGGCCACCCTAGCAGGCAGCCTTGGAACTCAAGGACAACCCTATGAAGCTTCAGAGAAGCCCAGAATCTGGTCTTTAGCCCACACCGCAGGGGCCAATGTGATTGTGGgtcctgccaccacccctgcccaaaGGACAGAAAGCCCTGACTGTTTGGTGCTCCGGGGAAGGCTTCCCGGGGCTGCAGGACAATGCAGTGAAGCGAGGTCGCTGGGCAGCCTTGTGAGAACGCAACCTATCCATGAGAAGGCTTTGGATGATTTGGCCCAGCCAACCAAGCTCTTTAGGAATTCCACCTTCAACCTGCAATCCATCTCTCTAAACTGTGCTTCCTACCCAATGCTGGGGGAGACCTGTCAGTACTCAGCAGGCGCTGAAG
- the IRX6 gene encoding iroquois-class homeodomain protein IRX-6 isoform X1 produces MHVGFYTAISKLPAPRRLQLSFGAERPDNKRGERRSRQKFFVSASSSTTCCDSASRSVSDVSSGSSQTATLCCPSYENRLLAGSRTDLNAALGMYGSPYAAAAASQGYANYLPYSADPSTLYTTLNSQYELKEGSSAFHAGIAQPAAAYYTYEHSLGQYQYDRYGTVDFSSSARRKNATRETTSTLKTWLYEHRKNPYPTKGEKIMLAIITKMTLTQVSTWFANARRRLKKENKMTWSPKNKAGEERREDSRRNGEDCGSESEDRDPKSCQEEKELRLSDLEDLDEEEPEIKVEAQPKHPHPEGLIVGSALAESEKSNCGLTPHSPFHAFSCAKSGLAAAGNFLSHKGATLAGSLGTQGQPYEASEKPRIWSLAHTAGANVIVGPATTPAQRTESPDCLVLRGRLPGAAGQCSEARSLGSLVRTQPIHEKALDDLAQPTKLFRNSTFNLQSISLNCASYPMLGETCQYSAGAEGFGRSMRTTQGSLDLSEVCLSQHKDKLRTAFRPVLKR; encoded by the exons ATGCACGTGGGGTTTTATACGGCCATCTCTAAGCTCCCTGCTCCGAGGCGCTTACAATTGTCGTTTGGAGCAGAGCGGCCGGATAACAAGAGAGGGGAGAGACGGAGTCggcaaaag TTTTTCGTCTCAGCCAGCTCCAGCACCACCTGCTGCGACTCCGCATCCCGATCCGTGTCGGATGTGTCGTCGGGATCGTCCCAAACAGCCACCCTCTGCTGCCCCTCGTACGAGAACAGGCTCCTTGCCGGCTCCAGGACGGATCTCAATGCGGCGCTGGGCATGTACGGCTCACCCTACGCAGCTGCGGCCGCCAGCCAAGGTTATGCCAACTACCTGCCTTACAGCGCGGATCCGTCCACTCTCTATACCACGCTG AACTCCCAGTACGAGCTCAAGGAGGGCTCTTCTGCCTTCCACGCGGGGATTGCGCAGCCCGCCGCCGCCTACTACACCTACGAGCATTCCTTGGGGCAGTACCAATACGACAG GTATGGAACGGTGGATTTTAGCAGCTCCGCCAGACGCAAGAACGCAACCCGAGAGACCACCAGCACCCTCAAGACGTGGCTGTACGAGCACCGGAAGAACCCGTACCCCACCAAAGGGGAGAAGATCATGCTGGCCATCATCACCAAGATGACCCTCACCCAGGTCTCCACCTGGTTCGCCAACGCCCGGCGGCGCCTCAAGAAGGAGAACAAGATGACTTGGTCTCccaaaaacaaggcaggagaggagaggagagaggacagTAGAAGGAACGGGGAAGACTGTGGCAGTGAAAGTGAAGACAGAG ATCCAAAGAGCTGTCAAGAAGAAAAGGAGTTAAGACTGAGTGATCTGGAGGACTTGGATGAAGAGGAGCCAGAAATCAAGGTAGAAGCTCAGCCGAAGCATCCACACCCAGAGGGGCTGATCGTCGGCAGCGCCTTGGCCGAGTCTGAGAAAAGCAACTGCGGCTTGACCCCACACAGCCCTTTCCATGCCTTCTCCTGTGCCAAGAGTGGTCTGGCAGCTGCAGGGAACTTTCTTAGCCACAAGGGGGCCACCCTAGCAGGCAGCCTTGGAACTCAAGGACAACCCTATGAAGCTTCAGAGAAGCCCAGAATCTGGTCTTTAGCCCACACCGCAGGGGCCAATGTGATTGTGGgtcctgccaccacccctgcccaaaGGACAGAAAGCCCTGACTGTTTGGTGCTCCGGGGAAGGCTTCCCGGGGCTGCAGGACAATGCAGTGAAGCGAGGTCGCTGGGCAGCCTTGTGAGAACGCAACCTATCCATGAGAAGGCTTTGGATGATTTGGCCCAGCCAACCAAGCTCTTTAGGAATTCCACCTTCAACCTGCAATCCATCTCTCTAAACTGTGCTTCCTACCCAATGCTGGGGGAGACCTGTCAGTACTCAGCAGGCGCTGAAG
- the IRX6 gene encoding iroquois-class homeodomain protein IRX-6 isoform X4 → MYGSPYAAAAASQGYANYLPYSADPSTLYTTLNSQYELKEGSSAFHAGIAQPAAAYYTYEHSLGQYQYDRYGTVDFSSSARRKNATRETTSTLKTWLYEHRKNPYPTKGEKIMLAIITKMTLTQVSTWFANARRRLKKENKMTWSPKNKAGEERREDSRRNGEDCGSESEDRDPKSCQEEKELRLSDLEDLDEEEPEIKVEAQPKHPHPEGLIVGSALAESEKSNCGLTPHSPFHAFSCAKSGLAAAGNFLSHKGATLAGSLGTQGQPYEASEKPRIWSLAHTAGANVIVGPATTPAQRTESPDCLVLRGRLPGAAGQCSEARSLGSLVRTQPIHEKALDDLAQPTKLFRNSTFNLQSISLNCASYPMLGETCQYSAGAEGFGRSMRTTQGSLDLSEVCLSQHKDKLRTAFRPVLKR, encoded by the exons ATGTACGGCTCACCCTACGCAGCTGCGGCCGCCAGCCAAGGTTATGCCAACTACCTGCCTTACAGCGCGGATCCGTCCACTCTCTATACCACGCTG AACTCCCAGTACGAGCTCAAGGAGGGCTCTTCTGCCTTCCACGCGGGGATTGCGCAGCCCGCCGCCGCCTACTACACCTACGAGCATTCCTTGGGGCAGTACCAATACGACAG GTATGGAACGGTGGATTTTAGCAGCTCCGCCAGACGCAAGAACGCAACCCGAGAGACCACCAGCACCCTCAAGACGTGGCTGTACGAGCACCGGAAGAACCCGTACCCCACCAAAGGGGAGAAGATCATGCTGGCCATCATCACCAAGATGACCCTCACCCAGGTCTCCACCTGGTTCGCCAACGCCCGGCGGCGCCTCAAGAAGGAGAACAAGATGACTTGGTCTCccaaaaacaaggcaggagaggagaggagagaggacagTAGAAGGAACGGGGAAGACTGTGGCAGTGAAAGTGAAGACAGAG ATCCAAAGAGCTGTCAAGAAGAAAAGGAGTTAAGACTGAGTGATCTGGAGGACTTGGATGAAGAGGAGCCAGAAATCAAGGTAGAAGCTCAGCCGAAGCATCCACACCCAGAGGGGCTGATCGTCGGCAGCGCCTTGGCCGAGTCTGAGAAAAGCAACTGCGGCTTGACCCCACACAGCCCTTTCCATGCCTTCTCCTGTGCCAAGAGTGGTCTGGCAGCTGCAGGGAACTTTCTTAGCCACAAGGGGGCCACCCTAGCAGGCAGCCTTGGAACTCAAGGACAACCCTATGAAGCTTCAGAGAAGCCCAGAATCTGGTCTTTAGCCCACACCGCAGGGGCCAATGTGATTGTGGgtcctgccaccacccctgcccaaaGGACAGAAAGCCCTGACTGTTTGGTGCTCCGGGGAAGGCTTCCCGGGGCTGCAGGACAATGCAGTGAAGCGAGGTCGCTGGGCAGCCTTGTGAGAACGCAACCTATCCATGAGAAGGCTTTGGATGATTTGGCCCAGCCAACCAAGCTCTTTAGGAATTCCACCTTCAACCTGCAATCCATCTCTCTAAACTGTGCTTCCTACCCAATGCTGGGGGAGACCTGTCAGTACTCAGCAGGCGCTGAAG
- the IRX6 gene encoding iroquois-class homeodomain protein IRX-6 isoform X3, whose protein sequence is MFFVSASSSTTCCDSASRSVSDVSSGSSQTATLCCPSYENRLLAGSRTDLNAALGMYGSPYAAAAASQGYANYLPYSADPSTLYTTLNSQYELKEGSSAFHAGIAQPAAAYYTYEHSLGQYQYDRYGTVDFSSSARRKNATRETTSTLKTWLYEHRKNPYPTKGEKIMLAIITKMTLTQVSTWFANARRRLKKENKMTWSPKNKAGEERREDSRRNGEDCGSESEDRDPKSCQEEKELRLSDLEDLDEEEPEIKVEAQPKHPHPEGLIVGSALAESEKSNCGLTPHSPFHAFSCAKSGLAAAGNFLSHKGATLAGSLGTQGQPYEASEKPRIWSLAHTAGANVIVGPATTPAQRTESPDCLVLRGRLPGAAGQCSEARSLGSLVRTQPIHEKALDDLAQPTKLFRNSTFNLQSISLNCASYPMLGETCQYSAGAEGFGRSMRTTQGSLDLSEVCLSQHKDKLRTAFRPVLKR, encoded by the exons ATG TTTTTCGTCTCAGCCAGCTCCAGCACCACCTGCTGCGACTCCGCATCCCGATCCGTGTCGGATGTGTCGTCGGGATCGTCCCAAACAGCCACCCTCTGCTGCCCCTCGTACGAGAACAGGCTCCTTGCCGGCTCCAGGACGGATCTCAATGCGGCGCTGGGCATGTACGGCTCACCCTACGCAGCTGCGGCCGCCAGCCAAGGTTATGCCAACTACCTGCCTTACAGCGCGGATCCGTCCACTCTCTATACCACGCTG AACTCCCAGTACGAGCTCAAGGAGGGCTCTTCTGCCTTCCACGCGGGGATTGCGCAGCCCGCCGCCGCCTACTACACCTACGAGCATTCCTTGGGGCAGTACCAATACGACAG GTATGGAACGGTGGATTTTAGCAGCTCCGCCAGACGCAAGAACGCAACCCGAGAGACCACCAGCACCCTCAAGACGTGGCTGTACGAGCACCGGAAGAACCCGTACCCCACCAAAGGGGAGAAGATCATGCTGGCCATCATCACCAAGATGACCCTCACCCAGGTCTCCACCTGGTTCGCCAACGCCCGGCGGCGCCTCAAGAAGGAGAACAAGATGACTTGGTCTCccaaaaacaaggcaggagaggagaggagagaggacagTAGAAGGAACGGGGAAGACTGTGGCAGTGAAAGTGAAGACAGAG ATCCAAAGAGCTGTCAAGAAGAAAAGGAGTTAAGACTGAGTGATCTGGAGGACTTGGATGAAGAGGAGCCAGAAATCAAGGTAGAAGCTCAGCCGAAGCATCCACACCCAGAGGGGCTGATCGTCGGCAGCGCCTTGGCCGAGTCTGAGAAAAGCAACTGCGGCTTGACCCCACACAGCCCTTTCCATGCCTTCTCCTGTGCCAAGAGTGGTCTGGCAGCTGCAGGGAACTTTCTTAGCCACAAGGGGGCCACCCTAGCAGGCAGCCTTGGAACTCAAGGACAACCCTATGAAGCTTCAGAGAAGCCCAGAATCTGGTCTTTAGCCCACACCGCAGGGGCCAATGTGATTGTGGgtcctgccaccacccctgcccaaaGGACAGAAAGCCCTGACTGTTTGGTGCTCCGGGGAAGGCTTCCCGGGGCTGCAGGACAATGCAGTGAAGCGAGGTCGCTGGGCAGCCTTGTGAGAACGCAACCTATCCATGAGAAGGCTTTGGATGATTTGGCCCAGCCAACCAAGCTCTTTAGGAATTCCACCTTCAACCTGCAATCCATCTCTCTAAACTGTGCTTCCTACCCAATGCTGGGGGAGACCTGTCAGTACTCAGCAGGCGCTGAAG